TACTCAAAGTACAGCTATTAATAAAGATCAATCAGGTTAATTTGGATTATATCTGGatcaggaaaattcattacattaAGAGAGCAGAGATGACCAAAAAATGTAAAGATGGAGGCCTACAAGCCATCgattttaattgtataaatgGGACCTTGaaaattaaatgataaaacCTTTcttaaacaacaacatcaacttGTGGTTCCATATTCCCAGAGAAATATTTAAGAAATTTGGAGGGATCAAATTTTTACTTAGATATGATTTCAATATTAAATGTTTCCTGTTCAAATTATCCCACTTTCACCAGCAGGTCATGTTATATTGGAAATAGTTGCACCTCCAATATTATTTTCTATGCCATAATTACAAAACTAAAAGATTGGAGACGCCCACTTTGAAGATAAAACCGGAGTATTTACGTGTTGCAACGTGAAAATACGctgttatatttttaatgtttaatgttttactgCAGAATCACAAAAAATCCTCCATTAAATATTGTTCatttacacgcacacacacaccacggcCCTTCCTGCTCTTCAGAATAAACCAGATAAACCAGTTAGACGGTGTCAGGAAAAGTAAAAGTAGGCAGCTCCATTTTGTGTCGAGGGGAAAATAAaccatttcaggagtaaaaacacagtgagtatctaaatctaaagctataatatataaacacactgaatgtacaccagatgcagaagagttttgtgggtttgtactgaagtttgaatgtacacaggttgttttatgacttaTGATACCgtgactatttcctgtaagtgaacgctgtgctgatacagggtttgatttaacacaccgatgttggagtgaagtaaacgtgtgtcctgccGTAATCTGGAGAAtgagacatgacctccaacatgagtgtgtctggagaacaggacttaaagaaagacgagaggtgagttacttttccattcaccagcaataaatacacaccgtctcatgggaacagatctgtatctctaaacactcactagtttACAGAGGAACTAaactttggtttaaggtgtttaatagcagtgaatatatcactgatctgatctaagaacagtttagagaaatcattcactgagaggAGAGTGAAAAGGATTGTGTAATGTGGAGGGGAAGAGCAGTgtagctttgagtcagtgaactctacaggctttaagacccagctgagtcacttatctgtgattgggactcctgacatcagtgtaattcctgaggtatgaggcgtgtctcctgtttgaataagtgtgcagactgtagctgaattaaaaagatggaattattggtgtttaatgatgaacacattgtgtaacagtactgagacagcagagtattaattattgctgattTTTCTGTTCTAATTacagaatgatggagggaaagagatcagactcaccagaacccagctgtgtgtccatgaagagtgaggAGTCAGTGGGACTTCCACTTAACTTCAGAGATggagccagttctcctgatgtgaggtcagtacagtgaggtgttttacagcagtgttccacctgatcaaactcactggtctcattatgaagcccttcatgagctttatcaggtgttgaagcagtaaaacactaaagtgtgcagtgctgcagctctcggactggcagtgaggaaaactgctttaagagttcagttcagcctgcagtccctgagctggagggtctgtggtgctacacaacaacatttacacctggggcattaatgactagatcactattttattcataaacatgttagtgtcagtgatgaaaccctgaaatcagtgtattgtgttaaaaagatagtgttaaatatctgtttctgtatgtattagtgtgttgtgcagctatgaatacatatagtctatattacatcatgtgttttatttgttcacagaccacaaaagaagaaatcaaacatcagcagaaatcagctggactccatattcaaggtgtctgtgtctttttaatgtgtgtaacttgtgtgtgagtaggttgcaggttttttatttaagataatGACATTTCACAGGTTTAttgatgtgcagcagcattatgggtaatcagacCGAATTTCAGTTGTAACTGTGGTAATAGAAAGAgacctttcttcttttcataaaataaaagcatctctcagtgtgtaacattataatatttagatgtgttcctgtgtgtttctaaccaggagctggaacacaaagtcatcactctgataaagaatgagctgaagaggtttaggaagctcctgagtccagattacccagcatgcactgagagggaggtggaggatgaggaagatctgcacagtgtcagagagggagcgctgaagatcacactgcacatcctgaagaacatgaaccacacagatctcgctatcacactgcacaacagtaagagctctgagtcatggctttattccatcaggttcactttagagagaggaaatagttttagatatgaACACCTTTAGTTTGAAGTttgagtttagtatcatgtacatctggtgcttttctgttctgttcgtggttCAGTTTGTGATTACTCTGTAAAGTGGTCCTGTTCATTCAATAATATTTAGTccatgaatcaggaatgaacagcagcatttgaaagaattttacattttatattgtgctcagtgattttgcattaaaacatgttattactttgtttattagagtctgTGGCCTCTGAGTATCAGACAgagctgaaatccagcctgagagagaagtttaaaagaattaatgaaggaatctcacagcatggaagctcagcacttctgaatgagatctatacagatctctacatcacagagggttggagtggagacgtcaataatgaacatgaggtgagacagattgagacagcgtccaggagaccagcaacacaggagacacccatcaaatgtaacgagctctttaaagacaagtccatcagaagagtgctgactaaaggagttgctggaattggaaaaacggtctctgtgcagaagttcattctggactgggctgaaggaaaagcaaatcaggacgtcaccttcatgtttccacttccctttagagagctgaatctgatgaaacAGAGaaatctcagtctgatggagcttcttcatcactttttcccagaAATGAGAAAACTAGAATTACTAGACTCCTACACagtggtgttgatctttgatggtctggatgagtgtcgacttcctctaaatttccagaagaatgagagattgtgtgatgtgacagagtcagcctcggtggatgtgctgctgacaaacctcatcaaggggaatctgctcccctctgctctcctctggataacctctcgaccaggagcagccaatcagatccctcctgagtgtgtacaCCAGGTGACAGAGGTACAAGgcttcagtgatcctcagaaagaggagtacttcatgaagaggatcagtgatcagagcctgtccaataaaatcatcacacgcatgaagtcttcaagaagcctctacatcatgtgccacatcccagtcttctgctggatctcagccactgttctagagagaatgttgggtgaagcagagagtggagaggtccccaagactctgactcaaatgttcacacacttcctgatctttcagatcaaacacaaggaccaaaagtaccatcagaaatgtgaccctgatcctcagcagaccagagagagtatcctggcactggggaaactggctttccaacatctggagaaaggaaacctgatcttctatgaggaagacctgagcgagtgtggcattgatgttggAGAAGTggcagtgtactcaggagtgtgtacccaaatcttcagagaggagtttgggcttcacctggggaaggtgttcagctttgtacatctgagtgttcaggagtttctggctgctttatacacatttctctgctttatttttagaaagacaaatgtgttaGTGGAGCAACGCACTGGACTTTTCCATTTCTTCAGCAAGTCAACCATGTCAGATTTCCTcaggagtgcagtggacaaggccttacagagtgagaatggacacctggacctgttcctccgcttccttctgggtctctcactggagtccaatcagactctcttacgaggcttaatgccccagacaggaagcagctctcatagcaaacaggaaacagtcaagtacatcaaggagaagatcagggagaatccatctccagagaaatccatcaatctgttccactgtctgaatgaactgaatgatcattctctagtgcaggaagtacagacttacctgaacagaggaggtGAGCGTCGTCTCAGGGGAACCAAACTCTgtcctgctcagtggtcagctctggtgtttgtgttactgaactcagatcaggagctggatgtgtttaatttgagtaaatatgacccatcagaggaatgtcttctgaagctgctgccagtggtcaaagcctccagaaaagctgagtgagtatttttatttataaatgtattactgcatggtttgttattttaatgtaacactgaactgcactgtttgtgTTAATGCTTGTTAATACttactctaatcatctttaaacaaacctctggtactgttacagaagattgtttcactttttacactaacacgttacgtctgcactgagATCTGGGCCATATGGACAAAACCTTAcatcaccatttattaccttttctctaaaactgatgaaaatgatctctacaatataactgcatgtattcatgactgctttttgatcattttgttaactaaacaccagtgaaaggcactttttcttttctccttttactTGAAAGAgacattgaacagaacttcacaaataagaacaagaaaaacataacactgtcaccatgggaacaatatgaatacaacatgtgacattgtgtgtgtgtgtgtgtgtgtgtgtgtgtgtgtgtgtgtgtgtgtgtgtgtgtgtgtgtgtgtgtatgtgtgtgagagttaaAGTTACAGGAGCAGTCTGGCTGTGCAGCTGCAgtacatattcatttattttagacattttaaagcTCACACAtctgatgttatttttatttatgctatGCTAACAGAATGAATAAGTTAATATTACCTGTCTTACATTttattgtctgtttttgttctgtttcataaatgaaatatttccaaacaaagccaTAGCACGTCCTGCTCCTTTTTGCCTTTTTGTTCAAACCggagatttcttatttattttatttatttttttagttggaGACCTTTTAACACATACTTTCataaaaaaatggtttcaagttTCAATTATAATAAAGCATATGTTCAAAAAACCAAACCtctgttttcagtcctttaaggacCATTGTTACtgacaatttatttttattattattattattattattattattattattattattattattacttacaaCGATCCTTAAAGGAATGAAAAcaagggttttttgtttgaacaaatgctttattctaatattattattattattattattattattattattattattaataataataataataataataataataatagtgctgatgtggtgtcctgtcctctgatttctcTGTgtaagagaaacacactcatatttctgttacatggtaaactTTAGCTGGATtatggctgtgtttgtgtgtttgaggtcagagttctgatatttcatcatttctcttccaggctgtgggggtgtaatctgacagaggaaagctgtagagttctgtcctcagttctcagctcaaactcctccagactgagagaactgaacctgagtcacaataacctgcaggattcaggagtgaagctgctctctgctggactggagaatccacactgtacactggagacactgaggtacacacacacacgcacacgcacacacacacacacgcacacacacacaccaaaaacagtaataataacaataataaactttCAGGTTGGTCAAAAactgtgttccatttgagacgattttttataattataggctattatatttaataatcatttctatgtatgttactttattttattcatatttaacattcataataaataaaagcttaacttaatttaattttaaaattaaaatgttatttaattaaaagaataatatatattctggtgtgtgtctgtgtgtattggattctgttcagttttatatatttggacaaacagtagtgtaaagttttagttttAAGTTTATATCAAAGTAgcgattttattttaaaaaatggcactGAACGTTCGCCCCATGTGACTAAtcgaaaaaaaaatgaataaataaatgaatgaataataaaataataaataaataaaataataattggccaactaattgattgtgaaaataatcataAGTTGCAGCCTTAGTTTTAAACTGCGAGTGGTTTCAGTTTAATATGTTGTAGGCTCATTTATTGAGTATGTTTACATTGGGCCTGTAACAGGATGTAATAATATTGGGCTTGTTTTTGAAGCTGCAGTTGCTTATTTGTCTCGTGAGACTTGGCAACACTGAGGTATTCGTGTGCtgtatattagctccaatactCGACAGCGGAGGTGGAGGTGGATACGGTTTTCTTGACGTAGAGGAGAGttgctctctctcatagctagcagaaaataagtgcagtttaccacactgaccatagcaaaacaaacagcTGAATCAAGTTAGTTAGCTACCTATTGAGCTACTGAAATGTCTGACCTGTTTAACAGGAAAAAAGCATCTCTgtcttcaatcccttcagatctctGAGTTTTCaccacctctcaaaagccacgccatatttattctcattttagcacaggctctgtcgctttccctttttgactgcaggctctccacAGTTCCAGGGTTCTTGGATTTGACAACAGTTGGTTCCCCAGATGTCAACGTAAACATGCCAAAACTCATTTCAAGGAAGTGACTTCACTGGCTACCTCCCACCTCCCCACctcacggagagagagagaggtcgacTGTAAAGCCCGCCTAACGAGAAAAGTGATAGATTAGTTAGCACAAAGAGAGACCAATCGGAATGCGCGCTGTGTCACTCTTACCACATCTGCCACTTGCTTTCTCAGGTTACTGTTGTGGAAATTTAGACAAATACCAGTAGACTCGTCCTCTCAGATGAAGTAGTTTTAATACAGAGAGATGAATACAGGAAGAAGAATGAGCGCTCTCATCCAGTGTTGATGCTATTTCCCGAAGCTCCAGCTCAGTCCAGAACTCCTCCTTAAGTGCCTGATGAATGTGAAAGTAGAGGACAGTGAGGTGTTGGTGGAGAAACACTGGGTTGAGCGTCAGAATAAAGAGAAGATAAAGCAGCTACGCACATACATAAAGAGCTAGCGCTTGTGCTGAGTGGCCACGCCCATTTAACTCTGATCCAACACCTCATCAACCTTTTCTCTCAACATCCTGtaaatgttccataacattacattttaatttgcacATTAAAGAGTTCTTGTGTAAATACTCCTACACACtgtttatgaagaaattaattcgtatccagtgtgataaatgaggcccagtgttttatatgagtaaaacattaaagtgtgtattttatatggtGTGGATTAGCattgtttctgctgttgagctttgtttttctctgtgtgtgtgtgtgtgtgtgtgtgtgtgtgtgtgtgtgtgtgtgtgtgtgtgtgtgtgtgtgtgtgtgtgtgttatgtgatttgtatgtgtgtgaaagttAGATTAAGCTGCAAAGAACAATGAACTCCAACAGTTTTAGCGTCTCTGTGAAACTCAGCTTTGTGTTAATGCTGAAATATCTACATCACTTCTCACATCagaacaaagtacatttatttctacagcgtgtagatcagtgtacattacacacacatttactttaataacatgccaatactagtttattgtttatacacaggctgttcatttcatatttttatccTGACGTTAGAACCTTGTATTcaggtaaacactttatttcccaCCTGATGGAAACACCTCATTTCACAATCggataaataaatgtaacactTCATCACTTCTCTTCCAGGCTGCGGGGGTGTAATCTGACAAAGGAAAGCTGTAGatttctgtcctcagttctcagctcaaaatcctccagactgagagaactggacctgggttacaataacctgcaggattcaggagtgaagctgctctctgctggactggagaatccacactgtacactggagacactatggtacagacacacacacacacacacacacacacacacacacacacacacacacagagcagaattttaataaacacagttacATCCAGTTTCTatctgtggtgattgtaattgtagtgatgtgatatattgtcattgttgtgtgtgtgagatggagaGTAAATGTtatgtatataaagattttgtgcagttgatgttttcagagctaaaactgagtgtgttaagtgtgagaaggtttttgttttgcaggATGAATTACTGCagtattacagatgaaggttgtgctgctctggcttcagctctgaggtcaaactcctcatcacacctgagagaactggatctgaagGGTAATAATCCAATcaaatcaggagtgaagctgctctccgatctactgaaggatccacactgtaaactggagacattatagtgagttactgacttactgtctctttactctactctactgtatcatactgaataatgtgtgtgtgtttctgtgtgtgtgtgtgtgtgttggtgtttatgctgatgttgtgtgtttacactgatgctCTTCTGTCTTTCAGCATTATGTAGAATAAACTCACCAGGACTGGCGTATGacaggagtctcacctcaaacctcttctccaggataaagcagttttggtgaagagttagaacccgtcccacatttccagcagtttgggagctgaatcattaaacttaaagggACAGAGCAGAAACAAGgtcaagaacaggcagaaggtcatacacaggagaaatcaacacatgtaatgaaatatctgctgtacaaagcaacTGCAATTTTccccggggatggagactgaaGAGGCTTACGTACACGTCCGGAAATGTACAGACTGATCCCAAAGCACGAGGTGGGAGCAGGCAtgttaatggtaaatggtctgcacttatatagcgcttttttaaccgtagtggttccaaagcgctttacactgtttaacATTCATGAGGCTTCTGCCAAAGCGTAGATGTGAAAATACAGTGGAAAATTTCCCTTGCAACCTGCCAGCCTTTGCAGTGTCATGAACACAGTGTCTTGGTCAACGCAGgagatgatttaaaaatgtgccTATGAAACAGTGAGTGTTCAGCATACATGGAGGCACTGGTTCTGTACATAGTGTTACATGAAATAAGACCAGAAATGACACAAATCAATACCCTTGTGTGCATCTCTCTAATGGCCTGATTAGGTCCATGTCAATTCTTCCAACTGCGACCTTGAATAAAGGTAATGGGCACAATGGTGCTATTGGGGTGGCCAGTGGATTTGCAGCTCAAATTAGTAGCCTGGTAACAATTGCTTACACAGCTCTTTTTTGATGCACCAGTCGACTTAACACTACCCATATGAGTTGATGTTTGGCCAAAAACCTAAGCTACCAGTGGATAGTTTGCTTGATGGTAGTGAAGAAGGGGAAGGAGATGGTGCCCATTCAGATTGGGTGGACCAACACCAAAAGTATTTGACCTCCATTTATTCCAGTTCACGAAGGCACTTGGAGACTGTGGTCATTCACCGTAGGACCAATTGCCCTGATTCAGTAGCAATACTATCCCGTGGCACTTTAGTGTATTGTAAGAATCATTTTCATGGTTGCCGTAAGATTTAGGATGTCTGGCGCTCCACTGTGTTTGAGATTGTAGCCTACATTGATGAAGTGGGAACGCTATATAAAATCAGACCACATTTAGAAGATGGCCCCATTAAAACTGTCCATTGATCAGATCTTAAGCCTGTTCTTACCTGGCAACAATATGCAAGGTAAACCAATGGGTCACGTCTACTGGCCCTTTCCAGCCCCAGGAGTGAGTAGAGCCAGAAGGACCTAGAATTGGAGATTATTCACAAGTGGCCATAGTCCATTCGAGAACGGGTGTAAGGAACTCTGAGGGTCAAGTCCACGTTGATTCTAGTTCTTAGCCCTCAGTGCTTCAGTCTAGTCCAACAGGGGTACAAAATGATTACTCTCTTATGAGTATAGGTTCATCTTTAACGTCTCAACCCCAGGTGACCACACGAGAGCAAGATCTGAATTTAGAAACTTCTCTAGATCTTCATATAACACAGTCACTTGATCAGTCAGTAATGGGTTTAGTTTCTAGGATATCCTTTAGGCGTTCTACTCATGGGACTCTGTGTTCACCCGAATGGTGACCATTAAAAGTAGAGGTGAATTTGGCAAAGTTGGTTGGAGGCGCTGTTGCGCATGCCCACTAGAGAGTGGATTGATTCTTTATacacatcacttcctgtctatAGAACCATGTCCAGTGCTTGAATCCTTTGCTACACTGTGATTGTTGGTTGCTTGAAGAACAAGTTCTGTTGACAACAAATGTGTGTTATAAATCTGCCAGTATAAACCTGGACAGGCTATTATTTCAGAGGTTTCGTAGTGTGTGGTCATAATTTGTCTGTATCACATTGATTGTGTGTGGATgtgaagatgaaaaaaatatgaacaataccatcaaacccatatgtgcttgttgaatatcccattatagatttagtccccctttgttgttataataacctccactcttctaggtAATCTTTCCACTTTATTTGGAGCATGGCCTTTGGGATTTGTGcatttgagcatgcatttcaccttctgaagAAGAGATTAAAAGGGGAAAcccctcaaaacaaacaacaactggacgaagctgtggtaaaagcctggaaaagcatcacaaaagaagagtgcaacaatttggtgatgtcagtgaatCGCCGCTTGATTATTTATTGCAagtaagggatatgcaaccaaatagtgttatttactttgatTTCCTtgaagactatctgttccaatatttttgctcacctcaaaaatgttctaagttgtttaacacatctagatgtatatatcaggaaattaaagatTCAATTTTGTTCTATTgtgtcatattcatcttttgaactcaatccaaaatgtcttcagtgtatagcaaaaacaaaagaattccaatacttttgaagaggACTACATGTATGTAGGCAAGGTTGACTGAAGACAGGTGAGGCTGATGGCCACTAATTATGATTAAGACAGTGCTCTCTGCCTCCGTCTAGTGATGTAACAAGTCAGTTGTCTCCTTACACCACAATCCATTACAAAACAACAGACTCTCATTACTATTTGGTGTTCAAATCTTCACAAGAAAATGTGCAATGACTTTTTACAACTATGGATTCACCACAAGAACATCATAGATCTCCCAACGTGCTTCACGGCCTACAGACATGGGCTACacttcccagaacacacacacacaggcacactgCCTCTTTCTCAATAACCGGACTTCTGATCAGGCACACCCAGAAGCGTATCTAGGGAAGGCAAGGTAGGCAATTGCCTGGGGCCCTACATACTGAGAGGACCCCTGAGGgctgatcatttaaataatcagaAACTTTCATCTTAAAATAATGTGCAGCAACATCTCAGCAACCCCACTTTGGGGCCTCTTTGTGGGGGGCTGTCATATTTGAGGACTCATTTATGCTCCGCCACCCCTTCACACTCGAGTTGCATGAGCTTAATTCCTGAAAATGAATCTGAAAAATGAACCTGTTAACATTTTGCTGATACTGGAATCAGAATTAAATTCTTGGACCCATACTACTGTTACCTTCTcaatagggatgtcacgataccaaaaatccagtagtcggtaccgataccaccaaaagtacacgatactcgataccaaagttgaCACCActgtgtggtataaaaataaaataaaattaatttaattaaaaactctctaggcggacatcctcctctggttAATactgacaaagagagagagagattaagttCTTGGCCTGTTTTCTACTAGTTCTGACATTGACTTCTTTTTTGTGTTTGCCCTACCTCTGATATCTTGCTTGTTGATCGCTTGACCTGTGCCTGTTTCATATTTTTGCCTCTGCCTtgcattttggatttgttgcaAACTTTTATTAAAgccttatctgcatttgcatcagtCTCAGCTCTCATTACCTGACATCATGTTTGTCAGTAGTGAATTAAATGATTAGCCTAATATCTGTGACACTCTTGCAAGCAACCATTCTAGATAGTTCAcatgtaaatttattaaaaattttaaaatttgaaaaaaatgtattatctcTAACTCCTTATGCATCAccagagtttttttgtgtgtgtgtgtttcctgtgtaGCAGGGTAAGTGATTTAACTATCCTATTGGCTCTGCTCGGGGTATGGCTTCGGCAGACCAATAAGGTGGGAGCTACCTGACTATTTAAGGAACCTTATTTTGGTAGGCATATAGGTGTCTTAGTGATTTGCAGTTCCTCGCTCCCCTGTCATTTCCACTTCCCATTTCCGTTAAGGTTTTGCTCACGGTGTAATGAGGTGAATATCTCAaggctaatttgtttatttataatcttAGAGCCGTGCTGGTGGCGCGTGCATTGTGGTGAGTTGACGGCGGAGTTCGCGTTCAGTGATGGCAACATTTATCCGGTGGTTGAatgatatgtatatgtatgttgaGCCGCGGTACCTGTGAGTAATCATACAACTCCAtgtctggtgtttgttcaacccAATGTTAAGTACACCTCTCCCTTTTCCACACTGGGACTTGGTAGATTTAGGCTGACACTCCGATCTCTGTGTTaaggtgagagtggggagttgaTAGATCTAAATCTTCTCTAAGACAAATCCCTATCTGAAGACGCTACATGTGACGCCGATCCTGTTTTGCTTCACCTGAATTGGTTTGGTTCATGGTTCTATTGTTTTGTAGGTTAAGTTTTAATGATGCttaagtgtcataataaaatataatttttatattcattctCACTCTCATGTTCCTTGGTGAAACTTGAGTGCTTttatttgggagtatttccctggttctcccccaggGTGGAGTAGTTGGATTTACTAAATTTAGGATAAACGTTTCCCTACACTTGGGAATGCCACATCCTGTAAAAAGATGTAATGAGCTATACACTGGAGACACCAAGAGATGACTGGCCAGTGGTTTCCTGTGCACATACataacatcagaatgaagaatttttttattattattatttacagttgCAAGACACTTCAACAGTGCTGGATATAACTTTAATGACATCTCCATGTGCATCACCAGATGTTGTCATGGGCAACTAAGTAAGAACATGGAAGGagaaagagctcatctacaatCTCGGACTTGACAGTGTGTGAACCGTCATGTCactcaagtcctaaaagtagataaataaataaaaagcccaataaacaaatgagacaaaaatataatacttggccatttatttattgagaaaaatgatccaatat
This is a stretch of genomic DNA from Ictalurus punctatus breed USDA103 chromosome 13, Coco_2.0, whole genome shotgun sequence. It encodes these proteins:
- the LOC124627590 gene encoding NACHT, LRR and PYD domains-containing protein 3-like isoform X2; the encoded protein is MNHTDLAITLHNKSVASEYQTELKSSLREKFKRINEGISQHGSSALLNEIYTDLYITEGWSGDVNNEHEVRQIETASRRPATQETPIKCNELFKDKSIRRVLTKGVAGIGKTVSVQKFILDWAEGKANQDVTFMFPLPFRELNLMKQRNLSLMELLHHFFPEMRKLELLDSYTVVLIFDGLDECRLPLNFQKNERLCDVTESASVDVLLTNLIKGNLLPSALLWITSRPGAANQIPPECVHQVTEVQGFSDPQKEEYFMKRISDQSLSNKIITRMKSSRSLYIMCHIPVFCWISATVLERMLGEAESGEVPKTLTQMFTHFLIFQIKHKDQKYHQKCDPDPQQTRESILALGKLAFQHLEKGNLIFYEEDLSECGIDVGEVAVYSGVCTQIFREEFGLHLGKVFSFVHLSVQEFLAALYTFLCFIFRKTNVLVEQRTGLFHFFSKSTMSDFLRSAVDKALQSENGHLDLFLRFLLGLSLESNQTLLRGLMPQTGSSSHSKQETVKYIKEKIRENPSPEKSINLFHCLNELNDHSLVQEVQTYLNRGGERRLRGTKLCPAQWSALVFVLLNSDQELDVFNLSKYDPSEECLLKLLPVVKASRKAELWGCNLTEESCRVLSSVLSSNSSRLRELNLSHNNLQDSGVKLLSAGLENPHCTLETLRLRECNLTEESCRVLSSVLTSNSSRLRELDLGYNNLQDSVLTSNASRLRELDLSENKLLQDSGVKLLCAGLENPHCTLEILRLRRCNLTEESCRVLSSVLSSKSSSLRELELSENKLLQNLGVKLLCAGLENPHCTLEILRMNYCSITDEGYAALASALKSNSSSHLREMDLNGNNPGESGVKLLSDLLKDPHCKLETLCIKNNKLTRTGV
- the LOC124627590 gene encoding NACHT, LRR and PYD domains-containing protein 3-like isoform X1 — translated: MNHTDLAITLHNKSVASEYQTELKSSLREKFKRINEGISQHGSSALLNEIYTDLYITEGWSGDVNNEHEVRQIETASRRPATQETPIKCNELFKDKSIRRVLTKGVAGIGKTVSVQKFILDWAEGKANQDVTFMFPLPFRELNLMKQRNLSLMELLHHFFPEMRKLELLDSYTVVLIFDGLDECRLPLNFQKNERLCDVTESASVDVLLTNLIKGNLLPSALLWITSRPGAANQIPPECVHQVTEVQGFSDPQKEEYFMKRISDQSLSNKIITRMKSSRSLYIMCHIPVFCWISATVLERMLGEAESGEVPKTLTQMFTHFLIFQIKHKDQKYHQKCDPDPQQTRESILALGKLAFQHLEKGNLIFYEEDLSECGIDVGEVAVYSGVCTQIFREEFGLHLGKVFSFVHLSVQEFLAALYTFLCFIFRKTNVLVEQRTGLFHFFSKSTMSDFLRSAVDKALQSENGHLDLFLRFLLGLSLESNQTLLRGLMPQTGSSSHSKQETVKYIKEKIRENPSPEKSINLFHCLNELNDHSLVQEVQTYLNRGGERRLRGTKLCPAQWSALVFVLLNSDQELDVFNLSKYDPSEECLLKLLPVVKASRKAELWGCNLTEESCRVLSSVLSSNSSRLRELNLSHNNLQDSGVKLLSAGLENPHCTLETLRLRECNLTEESCRVLSSVLTSNSSRLRELDLGYNNLQDSVLTSNASRLRELDLSENKLLQDSGVKLLCAGLENPHCTLEILRLRRCNLTEESCRVLSSVLSSKSSSLRELELSENKLLQNLGVKLLCAGLENPHCTLEILRMNYCSITDEGYAALASALKSNSSSHLREMDLNGNNPGESGVKLLSDLLKDPHCKLETLCINYNKLTRTGI